In Chryseobacterium camelliae, one DNA window encodes the following:
- a CDS encoding beta-ketoacyl-[acyl-carrier-protein] synthase family protein has protein sequence MGGKIAITGMGIISSIGHNVEENFISLQSGKHGISDIELFETRHAGTIKTGEIKLSNEDLIRKLGLPENNNLTRTALLGIWAAREAVEKAGISDINECRTGLISSTSVGGMDITENFFYTYENHPEKIKYIDAHDAGNSSLAIAEDLGLKGMVSTISTACSSAANAIMMGAKLIKSGVLDRVIVGGTDSLSKFTLNGFNTLMILTDSYNTPFDQNRKGLNLGEAAAFLVLESDEAVKKDHKKVLGYLSGYGNANDAHHQTASSENGQGAYLAMQKALQVSGLAREDIDYINVHGTATPNNDLSEGIAMIRIFGEGLVPEFSSTKAFTGHTLAAAAGIEAVFSLLAIQHNTIFPNLNFTTKMEEFDLIPVTERKDKSIRHVLSNSFGFGGNCSTLIFSES, from the coding sequence ATGGGCGGAAAAATTGCCATTACGGGAATGGGCATCATTTCCTCCATCGGTCATAACGTGGAGGAAAATTTTATTTCTTTACAATCCGGGAAACATGGTATTTCTGATATTGAACTCTTTGAAACCCGCCATGCAGGAACCATAAAGACCGGGGAAATCAAACTGTCTAATGAAGACCTGATCCGGAAACTGGGCCTGCCTGAAAACAATAACCTGACCAGAACAGCTTTACTGGGCATCTGGGCGGCAAGAGAAGCGGTTGAAAAAGCAGGGATTTCAGATATCAATGAATGCAGGACCGGGCTGATCTCCTCTACAAGCGTGGGGGGAATGGATATCACAGAAAACTTCTTCTACACCTACGAAAACCATCCTGAGAAAATAAAATACATCGATGCACATGATGCTGGCAATTCCTCACTGGCTATCGCAGAAGATCTGGGGCTGAAAGGAATGGTTTCCACGATCAGTACCGCATGTTCATCCGCAGCCAACGCCATTATGATGGGGGCCAAACTCATCAAAAGCGGCGTACTGGACCGGGTAATTGTGGGCGGCACAGATTCTCTCTCCAAATTTACCCTGAATGGTTTTAATACCCTGATGATCCTCACCGATTCCTATAATACGCCTTTCGACCAAAACAGAAAAGGGCTTAACCTGGGTGAAGCTGCCGCTTTTCTGGTGCTGGAATCTGATGAAGCGGTAAAAAAAGACCATAAAAAAGTCTTAGGCTACCTTTCCGGATACGGAAATGCCAATGATGCCCATCACCAGACCGCATCTTCTGAAAACGGGCAGGGCGCTTACCTTGCCATGCAGAAGGCCTTACAGGTTTCCGGGCTGGCCAGGGAAGATATTGATTACATCAATGTGCACGGAACTGCCACACCTAACAATGATTTATCTGAAGGCATTGCCATGATCAGGATATTCGGGGAAGGCCTTGTGCCGGAATTCAGCTCTACTAAGGCGTTTACCGGACATACACTTGCCGCCGCCGCAGGGATTGAAGCCGTATTCTCACTTTTGGCCATACAACACAATACCATTTTTCCGAACCTGAATTTCACCACCAAAATGGAAGAGTTCGACCTCATCCCCGTTACTGAACGGAAAGATAAAAGCATCCGCCATGTGCTGTCCAATTCTTTTGGATTCGGCGGGAACTGTTCCACTTTAATTTTTTCAGAATCATGA
- a CDS encoding beta-ketoacyl synthase N-terminal-like domain-containing protein has protein sequence MKKQTFITDYNCVTPLGFDTASNWENLISGNSGIAPHPGMGNQGSFYASIIPDERLNEEFDTYFDHADFTRLEKMLLLSLKPLVERHRITEHTGLILSTTKGNITLLKNQPQLPEGAYLSVLAQKIADHFGFATKPVVISNACVSGVMAVAVAKNMIAAGRFADAFVIAGDEVSEFVLSGFNSFQAIAPEPCKPYDASRNGINLGEAAAAAYVTSSPPGTAQLCFKILGDSSVNDANHISGPSRTGDGLYASITHAMKEAGITPEAIDFISAHGTATLYNDEMESIAFGRAGLQSTPLHSLKGFYGHCLGASGLLESIIAMESALRGTLIKSKNFQANGVSGTLDILRENRPAGITRILKTASGFGGCNAALVLEKRSTPSV, from the coding sequence TTGCCCCGCATCCTGGTATGGGAAATCAGGGATCCTTTTATGCTTCCATCATCCCAGATGAAAGGCTAAACGAAGAATTCGATACATATTTCGATCATGCAGATTTTACCCGGCTGGAAAAAATGCTGTTGTTATCCCTGAAACCCCTGGTTGAAAGGCATCGTATTACAGAACATACGGGACTGATATTGTCTACAACGAAGGGAAATATCACCCTGCTTAAGAACCAGCCGCAACTTCCGGAAGGCGCATACCTTTCCGTGCTTGCCCAAAAGATTGCTGATCATTTCGGGTTTGCCACAAAACCTGTCGTCATTTCCAATGCCTGTGTATCGGGGGTTATGGCAGTGGCTGTAGCGAAAAACATGATTGCAGCCGGCAGGTTTGCCGATGCTTTTGTCATCGCCGGCGATGAGGTCTCGGAATTTGTGCTTTCAGGATTCAACTCCTTCCAGGCTATTGCACCAGAGCCCTGTAAACCTTATGATGCGTCACGGAACGGCATTAACCTAGGAGAGGCAGCTGCGGCAGCTTATGTCACTTCATCACCTCCAGGTACTGCACAGTTATGCTTTAAAATATTGGGAGATTCATCGGTTAACGATGCCAATCATATTTCCGGACCTTCAAGAACCGGTGACGGCTTATATGCCAGCATCACCCATGCCATGAAGGAGGCAGGCATAACCCCTGAAGCCATCGATTTTATTTCCGCACACGGAACCGCAACCCTTTATAATGATGAAATGGAATCCATTGCATTCGGCAGAGCGGGATTGCAGAGTACGCCTTTGCACAGCCTTAAAGGATTTTACGGGCACTGCCTGGGAGCTTCGGGGCTGCTGGAAAGCATCATAGCAATGGAAAGTGCCCTGCGCGGCACGCTCATTAAATCGAAAAACTTTCAGGCAAACGGAGTATCCGGGACACTGGATATCCTTAGGGAAAACCGTCCTGCAGGGATTACCCGGATCCTTAAAACAGCCTCAGGATTCGGAGGCTGCAACGCTGCTCTTGTCCTGGAAAAACGTTCAACACCAAGCGTATGA
- a CDS encoding beta-ketoacyl synthase N-terminal-like domain-containing protein, translating to MSSVYINSAACISAQETLKEGFMNHLQLQNAEQILQAIEPNYKEFIPPAMIRRMSKTVKMSTVAAHYALKEAGIDQPDAIIVGTGMGCCQDSEKFLKNVIDNHEEFLTPTYFIQSTHNTVAGQITLGIQCHAYNFTYVNTSSALEFSFLDAKLQINDGEAENILTGSTDEKTDRVMELHRLNGSLKKEENLPADHLHSDTDGVTWGEGASFFVLGKSKSESTYAELKDIKIINTLKAEETSEFITQFLAQNHIGPHDIDAVILGFSGDAASDIFYTEAVKIFPDSALLYYKHLSGEFNTSSGFSVFMACHILKEQLIPEIMRINTVPKNGIKNVLLYNHLKGHDHSLMLLQKADS from the coding sequence ATGAGTTCCGTTTATATCAACAGCGCAGCCTGCATCTCAGCCCAGGAAACCCTGAAGGAAGGTTTTATGAATCACCTTCAGCTACAGAACGCAGAGCAGATTTTGCAGGCTATAGAACCCAATTATAAAGAATTTATTCCTCCTGCCATGATCAGGCGGATGTCCAAAACGGTAAAAATGAGTACCGTAGCAGCACATTATGCTTTAAAGGAAGCAGGGATTGACCAGCCGGACGCCATTATCGTGGGTACGGGGATGGGATGCTGCCAGGATTCTGAAAAGTTCCTGAAAAATGTCATAGACAATCATGAGGAATTCCTGACCCCTACGTATTTCATCCAGTCTACCCATAATACAGTAGCAGGGCAAATCACGCTGGGGATTCAGTGCCATGCCTATAATTTCACCTATGTGAACACGTCTTCTGCTCTGGAATTTTCATTTCTGGACGCCAAACTCCAGATCAATGACGGTGAGGCAGAAAATATCCTTACAGGTTCTACAGACGAGAAAACAGACCGTGTAATGGAACTTCATAGGCTGAACGGAAGCCTGAAAAAAGAAGAAAACCTCCCTGCTGACCACCTTCATTCAGATACTGATGGGGTAACCTGGGGAGAAGGAGCCAGCTTTTTTGTCCTGGGCAAAAGTAAATCTGAAAGTACCTATGCTGAACTGAAGGATATTAAGATCATCAATACGCTGAAGGCTGAGGAAACCTCCGAATTTATCACACAGTTTTTAGCTCAAAACCATATCGGTCCCCATGATATTGATGCTGTAATCTTGGGCTTCAGCGGTGATGCTGCTTCGGATATTTTTTATACAGAAGCGGTGAAAATTTTCCCGGATTCTGCATTGCTGTACTATAAACACCTGAGCGGCGAATTCAATACATCCAGCGGATTTTCAGTGTTCATGGCTTGCCATATCCTTAAAGAACAGCTGATCCCGGAAATAATGAGGATCAACACTGTACCAAAGAACGGCATTAAAAATGTGCTCTTATACAATCATCTGAAAGGGCATGACCATAGCCTCATGCTGCTGCAAAAAGCTGATTCTTAA
- a CDS encoding 3-hydroxyacyl-ACP dehydratase: protein MQSIFTDFYTVQSTEKTENGHFTARIILNKDHDIFKGHFPGNPVTPGVCMMQIIKEITEEYTGARLFLKSASNVKFMAIINPFETPELLLQLDISEHEKDVKVKNVTTFGETIALKMSVHYQKLAS from the coding sequence ATGCAAAGCATTTTTACAGACTTTTATACAGTACAGTCAACCGAAAAAACAGAAAACGGCCATTTTACCGCCCGCATCATACTCAATAAAGACCATGATATCTTCAAGGGGCATTTTCCCGGTAATCCGGTTACTCCGGGAGTATGCATGATGCAGATTATAAAAGAAATTACTGAAGAATATACCGGGGCCAGGCTGTTTCTTAAATCGGCATCCAATGTAAAGTTCATGGCCATCATCAATCCGTTTGAAACTCCGGAACTCCTTTTGCAACTTGATATTTCGGAACATGAAAAGGATGTTAAGGTAAAAAATGTCACGACCTTTGGCGAGACTATTGCATTAAAAATGTCAGTACATTATCAAAAATTAGCATCATGA
- a CDS encoding phosphopantetheine-binding protein: MENLREELKHKIIEVLNLEDVAVEEIQDTDPLFGGGLGLDSIDALELIVLLDKDYGIKLSDPKKGKEIFQSIDTMAKFIEENRTK, translated from the coding sequence ATGGAAAATTTAAGAGAAGAATTAAAACACAAAATCATTGAAGTCCTTAATCTTGAAGACGTTGCCGTAGAAGAGATCCAGGATACCGATCCTTTATTCGGAGGCGGGCTTGGGCTGGATTCTATTGATGCCCTTGAACTGATCGTTCTTTTGGACAAAGATTACGGCATCAAACTTTCCGACCCTAAAAAAGGAAAAGAAATTTTCCAGTCTATCGATACGATGGCTAAATTTATTGAAGAAAACAGAACAAAATAA
- a CDS encoding LolA family protein yields MIKNMALGIVFLFSGFASAQNTAMTGTEAKAFVAKVSAESRQIKTLQSDFTQTKKMDFLDKSIVTQGRMSLKAPNTLNWKYTKPYQYAIVFKDNKIFINDQGKKSSVDAKSKTFEKINKLIVGSSNGQMFNDPEFTVSYFKNNGFNIAKFTPRSSQLLKYIKQIELYFPKNQSTVSQVNMLEASGDTTNIVFKNTKTNAPVPASEFSL; encoded by the coding sequence ATGATTAAAAATATGGCTTTAGGAATTGTATTCCTTTTCTCAGGATTTGCCTCTGCGCAAAATACAGCAATGACTGGTACTGAAGCAAAAGCTTTTGTGGCCAAAGTTTCAGCAGAGAGCCGGCAGATCAAAACCCTGCAGAGCGACTTTACCCAGACCAAGAAAATGGATTTCCTGGATAAGAGCATCGTAACCCAGGGAAGGATGTCGCTGAAAGCCCCAAATACGCTGAACTGGAAATATACCAAGCCTTACCAGTATGCCATTGTTTTCAAAGACAATAAGATTTTCATCAATGACCAGGGGAAAAAATCTTCGGTAGATGCCAAAAGTAAAACCTTTGAAAAGATCAATAAGCTGATTGTAGGAAGCTCTAACGGACAGATGTTCAATGACCCGGAATTTACGGTGTCCTATTTTAAGAACAACGGCTTCAATATCGCAAAATTCACACCCAGATCTTCCCAGCTCCTGAAATACATCAAACAGATTGAGCTCTATTTCCCTAAAAACCAGTCAACGGTTTCACAGGTAAATATGCTGGAAGCCTCTGGGGATACTACCAACATCGTTTTTAAAAATACCAAGACCAATGCACCGGTTCCTGCGTCAGAGTTTTCTTTATAG
- a CDS encoding 3-oxoacyl-ACP synthase — translation MKKTDICTIAGSAITVNGEVIFKSEAKDFSDFAKEAYKTLEINYPKFHKMDALSKLAFLGAEMLLKDQDNNRTALVFANRSSSLDTDVKYQESINSKEQYFPSPAVFVYTLPNICTGEICIRHKMQTENAFFVLDEFDEDFMHTYSEQLLESGKAEKVLCGWIELYKESYNAFVYLLTL, via the coding sequence ATGAAGAAAACCGATATCTGTACCATAGCCGGATCAGCCATAACGGTAAACGGCGAAGTGATTTTCAAAAGTGAAGCAAAGGATTTTTCAGACTTTGCCAAAGAAGCTTATAAAACCCTGGAAATCAACTATCCTAAATTCCACAAAATGGACGCTTTGAGCAAGCTTGCTTTTCTGGGTGCCGAAATGCTTCTTAAAGATCAGGATAATAACCGGACCGCGCTGGTTTTTGCAAACAGGTCATCCAGCCTGGATACCGATGTCAAATACCAGGAAAGCATCAATTCAAAAGAGCAGTACTTTCCGAGCCCTGCTGTTTTTGTGTATACGCTGCCCAATATCTGTACAGGGGAAATATGCATCAGGCATAAGATGCAGACAGAGAACGCCTTCTTTGTTCTGGATGAATTTGATGAAGATTTCATGCATACCTATTCAGAGCAGCTGCTGGAATCCGGAAAAGCGGAAAAAGTACTGTGCGGCTGGATAGAACTTTATAAAGAAAGTTATAATGCTTTCGTATATTTGCTTACATTATAA
- a CDS encoding polysaccharide deacetylase family protein: MKHYLFILFYLFCNLFIYGFKGGFWVYVFCFIWFSAVVIWASFDIRLGYFVNSITHKRTKKKEIALTFDDGPTEFTQVVLDLLHEHQLKATFFCIGKQVEKYPEIFRRIISEGHTIGNHTYSHSKSTGFLSAAAMTEEIKHCDAAMVRTGNIKTPLYRPPFGVTNPNIAKAIKRTGKKSIGWNVRSLDTVTEHAPAIYRRIVKRIRPGSIVLLHDTSEKTTLVLKDLLLFLKDKKYNTYTIDSLIKPEYHD; this comes from the coding sequence ATGAAACATTACCTGTTTATCCTGTTTTACCTGTTCTGCAACCTGTTTATCTATGGGTTTAAGGGAGGATTCTGGGTATATGTGTTCTGCTTCATATGGTTCTCAGCTGTGGTCATCTGGGCTTCTTTTGACATCCGGCTGGGGTATTTTGTGAACAGTATCACCCATAAAAGAACAAAAAAGAAAGAAATTGCACTGACTTTTGATGACGGCCCTACCGAATTTACCCAGGTTGTCCTTGACCTGCTTCATGAACATCAGCTCAAGGCTACATTTTTCTGCATCGGCAAGCAGGTTGAAAAATATCCTGAAATATTCAGGAGGATTATTTCGGAAGGCCACACAATAGGAAACCATACCTACAGCCATTCCAAATCCACAGGATTTCTATCCGCTGCTGCTATGACGGAAGAGATCAAGCATTGCGATGCAGCTATGGTCAGAACCGGAAATATTAAGACCCCATTATATCGACCTCCGTTCGGAGTAACCAATCCTAATATTGCCAAAGCTATTAAAAGGACCGGTAAAAAAAGTATCGGATGGAATGTGCGTTCGCTGGATACGGTAACTGAACATGCTCCGGCTATTTACAGAAGGATTGTAAAAAGAATCCGTCCCGGAAGCATTGTGCTCCTTCATGACACTTCAGAAAAAACAACCCTTGTCCTGAAAGATTTATTATTATTTTTGAAGGATAAAAAGTATAATACGTACACCATCGATTCACTCATCAAACCGGAATATCATGATTAA